Sequence from the Maribellus comscasis genome:
GTTCCAATTATGCTGATTTTATTATTCAGACAAAAACAACTGAAAGAGTTCCCGAGATAATTCCGGAAATTCAAAATTACTTAAATAACAATTATCCCGATGCTTTTTTCAGGGTGTTGGAATATGGAGCAGCTTTTTCCGATGCCGATATTGAGGCGCAGTTTACAGGGCCTGATCCCGCTGTGCTGAAAGATTTGGCCAATCAGGCTAAAAAAATCTTTTTGGACGAACCAACGGCAACAGACGTTACAGATAACTGGAAAAATCAGACCAAAAAAATTGTTCCCGAATATTCTGTGGAACGCGCGCAACCGCTTGGCCTGACCCGCTCGGATATGGGAAATTCAATTTTGGTCGCAACAAATGGAATGCCAATTGGAGCGGTTTATGAAGGAGATAAAATGCTGCCGATTATATTGCGAACAGAGACAAATTTGGGTGACAATCTGGAGCAACTGATGAATGTTCCGGTGTGGGGACAGTACAGTAAAGAAAGTGTTCCCTTGTCACAAATAGCAGATACCTTAAAAGCTACCTGGGATTATGAGCTTGTAAACCGCCAGGATAACCAGAGGTCTGTAAAAGCGCAATGCGATGCCGTAAAAGGACACACCGCAGCTGAAGTTCAGGCTAAGTTTCAGGAGAAAGTGGAGGCTATTGAATTGCCTGATGGTTATAAAATGAACTGGGAAGGAGCAACTGCCCGTTCAAGCGAGGCCAACACTGCATTGTTTATGTTTTTGCCTCTGGCTGTCGGCTTAATGGCGATTATTATTATTGGCTTATTTAATAATTTAAAACAGCCTGTCATTATATTCCTTATCGTTCCTTTCGCTTTTGTTGGAATTGTTTTAGGACTGGTAACCACAGGAACATTCCTGACATTTGCCGGAATTATCGGTGCCCTAGGTCTTATTGGTATGATGATTAAAAATGCAGTGGTGCTGCTGGATGAAATCAATCAGAATCTCCGCGCCGGAAAAGACCGTTTGACGGCAACCATTGATTCTGCGTTGTCTCGTTTGCGTCCTGTTATGATGGCTTCTCTGACAACAATTTTGGGAATGGCTCCATTAATTACTGATTCCATGTTTAATTCAACTGCTATTGTAATTATGTTTGGTTTGGCAGTTGGATCAGTAATTACATTGGTTGTTGTCCCTGTTTTATATACTGTATTGTATCGGATTGACGGACGAAGTTTAAAAAAAGCCGAATAATGAGTAAGAATAAATTAGGTCTGTCAGAAAGAGGAGATGAATACAATTTTAGGAAGAAGAAAATGAAGAAATCAATAAAAATTATAATAAGCACCGTCGTACTGTTTGTTTCTGTAATCGGTTTTGATAAAGCATACGGACAAAAAGTAATGACACTTGATGAATGTCGTCAGCAAGCTGTTGCATATAACAAGGAATTAAAAGCAGCAGCATTACAAAATAAAGAAGCACAGGTAAATCAGGAGGTTGCCAGAACCGCCTATTTGCCAAAATTTGGCTTTTCGTCGTCGTTGATGCATCGACCCAATATGGATCCGATCAGTATGCCTGGTTATTTCCTTCCGACTGCTGACAGTGAAGAAGATGCAATGGCCGGAAATTATTCGGGAACAAGTGATGTATGGAAGCCCGGAACCACTATCGATATAAGCAGTATTACATTAATAAACAGTGGTTTTGAGATAACCCAGCCGGTTTATGCCGGTGGCAGAATCAGATATTCAAACCAACAGGCTGACGCAGGTGTTGAAATAGCCAATTTATCCCTGAATATGAAATATTCCGAGATAATTGAAGCAACAGATAAAGCTTTTTGGCAGGTGGCAACCGTTGAAGAGAACATTTTAATCGCAGTGGAGTATATTAAAATGTTAACGGAATTGGAAGATCAAATGTCTGCGATGTACGAAGTTGGATTACAACCTGCCAGCGAAAAGTTAAAAGTAACGGTTCAGAAAAATGAAGCTGAGCTAAATCTGTTAAAAGCCAAAAACGGTTTGAAGGTGGCTAAAATGTATTTGAACCAGATATTGGGACAAGCATTGGAAACAGACATAAAAATCAGTCATGATGAAAATACAGATGTCCAACTGATAAATTTTGACGGCGGTATAACACAGGCCGGTAATAAAAGAAATGAATTGAAAATTCTGGAGAAACAAAAAGAACTCAGCGAGCTGGATGCGAAAATTACCCGCGCCGATTATCTTCCAACAGTGGGAGTAAGTGCTCAATATACCAGTTACTGGCTGAAAGATTTGTACGAAGATGTTGATTTTCAGCCCATGCTGGCAGCTCAGGTTTCAATTCCTCTTTTTCAGTGGGGGCAGGGAAAAAAGAAAATGCGCGCAGCTCAGTTAAAAATACAACAGGCAGAAACAGATCTGGAAAATACAAATGAACTGATAAGTCTGGAAGTGATGCAGGTGAAAATACAGGTTGAGGAAGCTTATGAATCAATCAGACTGGCTGAAAAAAATGTGACAGAAGCCGGGGAAAGTTTGGATGAAACCCGTGCCAGTTTTGATGTTGGCTTAAATACAACTGCCGAGTTGTTAAGTGCTCAGGCCAAATGGGCAGAAGCAAAAGCTCAGTTAACACAGGCTGTTGCCAACTTTGAAGTATTAAAAACCAGATGGAAAAATGTTACAGGAAATTTATATATGCCGGAAGATAAAGAAGAATGAGAACAGACCAATAAATAAACCTGGATGAAGTGTACACAATTGCATAAAAAGAAAAAACCCGAATTGGAGCTGAGGTTGCCAAGTTATGCACCTTTGAATATTTTTGCCCGATTTGTAATTATCAGTTTATTAGCAGTATTGATTTTACGTTTTATTGTGCTGGTGACCAAAATACCGGCACAACTGGATGAGCGTATACCTGCGTTTATATATGTTGTGGTTATTATCATTTTTAATGTGGCTGTGGAACTTCAAATTGTTTTAGACAATATTCTTGAAAAGTTTTTACCGGTTCCCACCAAATTAAAACTCCGGCTTTTTCTGCAAATCTGTGTCAGTATTTTTTTTCTGATTTTTGCGCACCGGGTTATTATGTATTTTATCGAACCCAAAATTACAGCGGAAGAGTCCAGGCCTGCGGTAATCCTGGGAATGGTTGCCGGTTTAATCTTTGTTCAAATGGTTGCCAATTCGCTCACACTGGGAAGGATGACAAGAAAATGGCTTAATTCGCAGGAAGTAATTGCCAAGATGAAAAGAGAAAAACTGGAAATGGATTACAATTCGTTACAGGATCAGTTAAATCCGCATTTCCTGTTTAATAATTTAAGTGTGCTAAAGTCTTTAATTATTTACGACCCGGAAGTTGCGGTCGGTTTTACTGAAAATTTTACAGATGTATATCGTTATGTACTTCAAAGTAAAAATAAAAGATTGGTTAAATTAAGAGAGGAATTCGATTTTATGAAGGCTTATTCGGCGCTTCATAAAGAACGTTTGGGAGACGGATTGTTGTTTGAATATGACATTTCGAAAGAAGAACTCGATAAGGAAATCGCCCCGCTAACGGTTCAGTTGCTTATTGAAAATGCAATAAAACACAATATCGCAAGCAAGGAAACACCTTTAAAACTAAAGCTGGTGGTGGGAAATGGTTATTTGGTTGTTACCAACAATCTGAACCGGAGAACTGCTTCCTATTCTACAAAAACAGGTTTGGGAAATTTAGTTAGAAGGTATGAAATGCTTACAGATAAAGAACTTGTCATTCAATACAACGAAGAGATGTTTGAAGTAAAAGTCCCTTTGTTGTAATTGTTATTGGTGAAAAGGAATATTTTGAATAAACAGTCAGAGGAACTATGAGAGTTATTATTGTAGAAGACGAATTGCATAACTACCGTTTGCTAAAAGGAATGGTAGAGAAGTTGCGACCTGACTGGAATATTGTTGAGTGGCTGGAAAGTGTAAAAAGTACGGTTGCCTGGTTAGAAAATAATCCTGCACCGGATCTGATATTTATGGATATCCAACTGACCGACGGGATTAGTTTTTCGATCTTTGACAGTGTTCAGGTGGATAGTATGGTCATTTTTACAACGGCCTACGACGAATATGCGCTTCAGGCATTTCAGGTGAACAGCATCGATTATTTGCTAAAGCCTGTGAAACTGGAGAAACTGGAGCAGGCCATCGGGAAATTTGAACATCTGGCAGGCCCCCGGAAAGATGATTCAAATTTAAAACCCGATTACCATGAACTTTTAGAGGCAATTACACAGGGAGAGAAGAAGTACAGAAAGCGATTTCTTATTTCAGGAGCAACGTCGTTTTTTAAATTGAATGTGGAAGATATTGCCTGGTTTTACACCGAAAGCAGGATGACTACTGCGAACACATTCACAAACAAACAATATCCGATAGATTTTACCATGGAAAAATTGGAAGAGCAGCTTGATCCTGACGTTTTTTTTCGCGTAAACAGAAGTGTAATCGTACACATTAACGCGGTTCGGAAATTTGAAAGTCATTTTGGCGGGAAATTGATTCTTCGTCTGATCCCTCCTTTTGATGAACCAATTACAATCAGTCGCTTAAAGGCTACCGAATTTAAAGAGTGGATAGGCCTGTAACATAAGCATTTATTTTTAATGGATGGTGCCAAAGCTTCGGTAGTTTAACAGCAGAGCAATTAAAATGAATAGTCTATTTTTTGTAAAATATCATTTTCGAAATAAGGATTCCAACAAAAAGAATTTGGGCGTTGGAAACATATTCCCGCTTTTGTACAGGATTTTGTTTCTGTTTCTTTTGTTAAGCTCCGTTTCTGCGGAATCCAAAGAAATTACTTCAAAGTATACCCTGGAAATGTTAGGTTCAAAGGTTGGTGAATTTTCAGTCACTCAAAAAAATGAAAATGGGAAATTGAATATTGAAGCAATAACCGATGTAAAAGTAAAGCTTTTGTTTTCGTATCGTGTAAAATATGTGCAGAATACGGTTTACGAACAGGGTGTTTTGAAGCATTCCAATGTGAAGACCTATAAAAACGGGAAACTAAATTCCGATATGATGCTAAAGCAGGAAAAAGACGCTTATCTGCTTGTTGTTGACGGAGATACCACGCTTATCAATGATTCAATTACTTACAGCGGAAGCCTGCTTTATTTTAACGAACCTTTGGGGATAAAACAATTATACAAGGAAAGAACTGCCGAGATGCTGTCAATCGCGCTTTTAAGCGCGCATACCTATGTTGTAAAAGACGAAAAAGAACGGGAGTTAAACAGATACATTTATAAAAACGGTGTTTTGGAATACGCAAAAATGCGGCATGCACTGGGAACGCTGGAGTTAAAAAGAGTTAGCGAAAATACGATGAATGATTGAATTTTCAGAAATACAGAACATTTATTTCATTTTACCATTGCTGGGTTTTATCATTGGTTTGTTTGGGACCATGGTTGGCGGCGGAGGAGGATTTTTCTTCCTGCCCATTCTTACATTGCTTTTAATGGTACCGGCACAAACAGCGGTGTTAACGTCGCTGGTGGCTACTCTGCCCATTTGTATTGTTGGCTCGTTGGGGCACTACCGGAAAAAGCATATCGATTTGCGGGTGGCTGTTCTTTTTATGATAACCGGAATTATTGGAGCTTTTATTGGCGCGGAAATAACCAGCAGAATCAGTGACCTGGCATTAAAGACAGCTTTTGGTGTTTATTCTGTTTTGATTGCACTGAACATGGTGTTTAGTGCCCGGAAAAATAATGATGAGCAAGAGAGAACAAAGACTAAAATATCATTTAAGCGTTTAAATACGTTTAAAGGTTCATTTTTCGGACTGGCAGCCGGTTTAATCACCGGAACATTTGGGACCAGCGGAACAGCTCCTGTTCTGGCAGGATTGTTTTCAATGAGAATTCCATTCAGGATGGTGATTGGCACCTCGCTTCTGATTGTGCTGGTGAATACAATTTTTGCAGTGGGTGCCCATTTTATTGTGGGGAAAATTGATCTTACACTGGTTGTTTTTCTCACGGCGGGCTCTACAATTGGAGCTGTACTTGGCCCGCGTTTACTTGCCAAAGCCCAAATTGACAAATCAGAAAGCAAAGCAAAATATGCGTATGCGATCATTATGGCTGCTATCGGGGTTTTAATGATTATAGGAAGGAATTAGTTTTATGGAA
This genomic interval carries:
- a CDS encoding TolC family protein — its product is MSKNKLGLSERGDEYNFRKKKMKKSIKIIISTVVLFVSVIGFDKAYGQKVMTLDECRQQAVAYNKELKAAALQNKEAQVNQEVARTAYLPKFGFSSSLMHRPNMDPISMPGYFLPTADSEEDAMAGNYSGTSDVWKPGTTIDISSITLINSGFEITQPVYAGGRIRYSNQQADAGVEIANLSLNMKYSEIIEATDKAFWQVATVEENILIAVEYIKMLTELEDQMSAMYEVGLQPASEKLKVTVQKNEAELNLLKAKNGLKVAKMYLNQILGQALETDIKISHDENTDVQLINFDGGITQAGNKRNELKILEKQKELSELDAKITRADYLPTVGVSAQYTSYWLKDLYEDVDFQPMLAAQVSIPLFQWGQGKKKMRAAQLKIQQAETDLENTNELISLEVMQVKIQVEEAYESIRLAEKNVTEAGESLDETRASFDVGLNTTAELLSAQAKWAEAKAQLTQAVANFEVLKTRWKNVTGNLYMPEDKEE
- a CDS encoding sensor histidine kinase; amino-acid sequence: MKCTQLHKKKKPELELRLPSYAPLNIFARFVIISLLAVLILRFIVLVTKIPAQLDERIPAFIYVVVIIIFNVAVELQIVLDNILEKFLPVPTKLKLRLFLQICVSIFFLIFAHRVIMYFIEPKITAEESRPAVILGMVAGLIFVQMVANSLTLGRMTRKWLNSQEVIAKMKREKLEMDYNSLQDQLNPHFLFNNLSVLKSLIIYDPEVAVGFTENFTDVYRYVLQSKNKRLVKLREEFDFMKAYSALHKERLGDGLLFEYDISKEELDKEIAPLTVQLLIENAIKHNIASKETPLKLKLVVGNGYLVVTNNLNRRTASYSTKTGLGNLVRRYEMLTDKELVIQYNEEMFEVKVPLL
- a CDS encoding LytR/AlgR family response regulator transcription factor, coding for MRVIIVEDELHNYRLLKGMVEKLRPDWNIVEWLESVKSTVAWLENNPAPDLIFMDIQLTDGISFSIFDSVQVDSMVIFTTAYDEYALQAFQVNSIDYLLKPVKLEKLEQAIGKFEHLAGPRKDDSNLKPDYHELLEAITQGEKKYRKRFLISGATSFFKLNVEDIAWFYTESRMTTANTFTNKQYPIDFTMEKLEEQLDPDVFFRVNRSVIVHINAVRKFESHFGGKLILRLIPPFDEPITISRLKATEFKEWIGL
- a CDS encoding DUF6134 family protein, producing the protein MNSLFFVKYHFRNKDSNKKNLGVGNIFPLLYRILFLFLLLSSVSAESKEITSKYTLEMLGSKVGEFSVTQKNENGKLNIEAITDVKVKLLFSYRVKYVQNTVYEQGVLKHSNVKTYKNGKLNSDMMLKQEKDAYLLVVDGDTTLINDSITYSGSLLYFNEPLGIKQLYKERTAEMLSIALLSAHTYVVKDEKERELNRYIYKNGVLEYAKMRHALGTLELKRVSENTMND
- a CDS encoding sulfite exporter TauE/SafE family protein, which gives rise to MIEFSEIQNIYFILPLLGFIIGLFGTMVGGGGGFFFLPILTLLLMVPAQTAVLTSLVATLPICIVGSLGHYRKKHIDLRVAVLFMITGIIGAFIGAEITSRISDLALKTAFGVYSVLIALNMVFSARKNNDEQERTKTKISFKRLNTFKGSFFGLAAGLITGTFGTSGTAPVLAGLFSMRIPFRMVIGTSLLIVLVNTIFAVGAHFIVGKIDLTLVVFLTAGSTIGAVLGPRLLAKAQIDKSESKAKYAYAIIMAAIGVLMIIGRN